A section of the Myxococcus xanthus genome encodes:
- a CDS encoding OmpA family protein — MALLATSARAAEPSAVEQRAREDLDRQLQEMVKTPPPEIVISFEGLPGAGTSRGYKLVEADFLVNGQPLAIPGLDKLNGPGLHRLAVLTVEEGSYTLVSHVTYANESWNLFSEESGFLWKLTASVTVQVQRGLRARVRVLPAINPTAPDPRLKLKLSHDVKAEMTAAMADVAIPDVPDAGAPVAAVAQAPAKPTPPPVTAPISPTPPVATPVKTVEAPEQGPVAPAKLLLKVLAGKRPAAATVYVKSATGAPQRVMVDRKARKPVEVMLPPGEYRLDVLSQGYLAQTRKVTLSREAVPTVSFTLAKAPVSKSQKVRLKKEVVELPRMPRFAEKQAAPRNGTTAGLALLMDMFVRDEKLRLRIEGHTDNRERPAAAARKTLSEARAAAVAKALVDAGLDASRIETVGLGDTRPKAPNLLPRGRELNRRVEFVLVRKE; from the coding sequence ATGGCCCTGCTCGCCACCTCCGCGCGTGCGGCGGAGCCGTCCGCCGTGGAGCAGCGGGCGCGCGAGGACCTGGACCGTCAGCTCCAGGAGATGGTGAAGACGCCGCCGCCGGAGATCGTCATCTCCTTCGAGGGCCTTCCCGGAGCGGGCACGTCGCGCGGCTACAAGCTGGTGGAGGCGGACTTCCTCGTCAACGGCCAGCCCCTGGCCATCCCCGGCCTGGACAAGCTCAACGGCCCTGGGCTGCACCGGCTCGCGGTGCTCACGGTGGAGGAGGGCTCCTACACGCTCGTCTCGCACGTCACCTACGCCAACGAATCCTGGAACCTCTTCAGCGAGGAGAGCGGCTTCCTCTGGAAGCTGACGGCGTCGGTGACGGTGCAGGTGCAGCGTGGCCTGCGGGCGCGGGTGCGGGTGCTGCCCGCCATCAACCCCACCGCGCCGGACCCCCGGCTGAAGCTGAAGCTGTCCCATGACGTGAAGGCGGAGATGACGGCCGCCATGGCGGACGTGGCCATTCCCGACGTGCCGGATGCGGGTGCGCCCGTGGCCGCGGTGGCGCAGGCTCCCGCGAAGCCGACCCCGCCCCCCGTGACGGCCCCCATCTCGCCGACGCCGCCCGTTGCCACGCCCGTGAAGACGGTGGAGGCGCCAGAGCAAGGGCCGGTGGCTCCCGCGAAGCTGCTGCTGAAGGTGCTCGCGGGGAAGCGGCCCGCCGCGGCCACCGTGTACGTGAAGTCCGCCACCGGGGCGCCGCAGCGGGTGATGGTGGACCGCAAGGCGCGCAAGCCGGTGGAGGTCATGTTGCCGCCCGGGGAGTACCGGCTGGACGTCCTGTCCCAGGGCTACCTGGCGCAGACGCGAAAGGTGACGCTCTCCCGGGAGGCGGTGCCCACGGTGTCCTTCACCCTGGCGAAGGCGCCGGTGTCGAAGTCCCAGAAGGTCCGCCTGAAGAAGGAGGTCGTGGAGCTGCCGCGCATGCCGCGCTTCGCGGAGAAGCAGGCCGCGCCACGCAACGGAACGACCGCGGGACTGGCCCTGCTGATGGACATGTTCGTGCGGGACGAGAAGCTCCGGCTCCGCATTGAAGGCCACACCGACAACCGCGAACGCCCCGCGGCGGCCGCCCGCAAGACGCTGTCCGAAGCCCGCGCCGCAGCCGTGGCCAAGGCCCTGGTCGACGCGGGACTGGACGCGTCGCGCATCGAAACCGTGGGCCTGGGCGACACGCGGCCCAAGGCGCCGAACCTGCTGCCTCGCGGGCGCGAGCTGAACCGCCGCGTGGAGTTCGTGCTGGTGCGCAAGGAGTAG
- a CDS encoding M13 family metallopeptidase, with protein sequence MSPLKTFSRRAWTRSALGTLLLTGCATTQQPTPSDDAPASAVPAVQAASTEAVRSLGVELKHLDRDVRPQDDFYAFVNGNWLKTTSIPADRARYGTFIELADKAELAMRAIIEESAAAKERHPGSTAQKVGDLYNSFMDTQHIESLGLKPVSDELERVKAVKRSDALPELFATLLREGVPVPFGIFVGQDQKQATRYTVYATQLGLGLPDRDYYTKQEPRFVEVRAAYVAYIEKLLTLAGEKNAKKAAQDVMAFETALAAKQWDRARNRDREKTYNPKTVAELDALTPGFSWGRFLKASGAEATPSVIVRQPDYLESLGGLLKSTPLPVIKQYLALKVLDTRAPLLSSAFEQAHFEFRGKTLQGLEENRPRWKRGVAQVNEVVGEAVGQLYVERHFSPDSKKRMQELVANLREAFRKGIDGLDWMSPATKAQAQAKLEKFGVKIGYPDKWRDYSSLDIVAGDLVGNVRRGELFDHQRAVGKLGKPIDREEWGMTPQTVNAYYSSTMNEIVFPAAILQPPFFNPEADDATNYGAIGGVIGHEFSHGFDDQGSRSDGDGNLRDWWTPEDKSGFEQRTNMLVNQYNGFSPLDAMNVNGKLTLGENIGDLSGLTVAYQAYKLSTQGKMPPVIDGFSGDQRFFLGWGQIWRGVYRDDAMRQMLLTDPHSPPQYRVNGVVRNMPEFYEAFGVKQGDANWLPPEQRVKIW encoded by the coding sequence TTGAGCCCCCTGAAGACCTTCTCCCGCCGTGCCTGGACCCGCAGCGCCTTGGGCACCCTGCTCCTCACCGGCTGTGCCACCACGCAGCAGCCGACCCCCTCCGATGACGCGCCTGCTTCGGCCGTGCCCGCCGTCCAGGCCGCTTCCACGGAAGCCGTGCGTTCGCTGGGCGTGGAGCTGAAGCACCTGGACCGCGATGTCCGGCCGCAGGACGACTTCTACGCCTTCGTCAACGGCAACTGGCTGAAGACGACGTCCATCCCCGCGGACCGCGCGCGCTACGGCACCTTCATCGAGCTGGCGGACAAGGCCGAGCTGGCCATGCGCGCCATCATCGAGGAGTCCGCCGCGGCGAAGGAGCGCCACCCCGGCTCCACCGCGCAGAAGGTGGGTGACCTCTACAACAGCTTCATGGACACCCAGCACATCGAGTCGCTGGGCCTGAAGCCGGTGAGCGACGAACTGGAGCGCGTGAAGGCCGTGAAGCGCTCGGACGCGCTGCCGGAGCTGTTCGCGACGCTGCTGCGCGAAGGCGTGCCGGTGCCGTTCGGCATCTTCGTGGGCCAGGACCAGAAGCAGGCCACGCGGTACACCGTCTACGCCACGCAGTTGGGCCTGGGCCTTCCGGACCGGGACTACTACACCAAGCAGGAGCCGCGCTTCGTCGAGGTCCGCGCCGCGTACGTGGCCTACATCGAGAAGCTGCTCACGCTGGCCGGTGAGAAGAACGCGAAGAAGGCCGCCCAGGACGTGATGGCGTTCGAGACGGCGCTGGCCGCGAAGCAGTGGGACCGGGCACGCAACCGCGACCGCGAGAAGACGTACAACCCCAAGACGGTCGCGGAGCTGGACGCGCTGACCCCGGGCTTCTCCTGGGGCCGCTTCCTCAAGGCGTCCGGTGCGGAGGCCACGCCCTCCGTCATCGTCCGTCAGCCGGACTACCTGGAGTCCCTGGGCGGGTTGCTGAAGTCCACGCCGCTGCCGGTCATCAAGCAGTACCTGGCGCTGAAGGTGCTGGACACCCGCGCGCCGCTGCTCAGCAGCGCCTTCGAGCAGGCGCACTTCGAGTTCCGCGGCAAGACGCTCCAGGGCTTGGAGGAGAACCGCCCGCGTTGGAAGCGCGGCGTGGCCCAGGTGAACGAGGTCGTCGGCGAGGCCGTGGGCCAGCTCTACGTGGAGCGCCACTTCAGCCCCGACTCCAAGAAGCGCATGCAGGAGCTGGTGGCCAACCTGCGTGAGGCCTTCCGCAAGGGCATCGACGGACTGGACTGGATGAGCCCCGCCACCAAGGCGCAGGCCCAGGCCAAGCTGGAGAAGTTCGGCGTGAAGATTGGCTACCCGGACAAGTGGCGGGATTACTCGTCGTTGGACATCGTCGCCGGTGATCTGGTGGGCAACGTCCGCCGGGGCGAGCTGTTCGATCACCAGCGCGCGGTGGGCAAGCTGGGCAAGCCCATCGACCGCGAGGAGTGGGGCATGACGCCGCAGACGGTGAATGCCTACTACAGCTCCACGATGAACGAGATTGTCTTCCCGGCCGCCATCCTCCAGCCGCCGTTCTTCAATCCGGAGGCGGACGACGCGACGAACTACGGCGCCATCGGCGGCGTCATCGGCCACGAGTTCAGCCACGGCTTCGACGACCAGGGCAGCCGCTCCGACGGCGACGGCAACCTGCGTGACTGGTGGACGCCCGAGGACAAGTCGGGCTTCGAGCAGCGCACCAACATGCTGGTGAATCAGTACAACGGCTTCAGCCCGCTGGATGCCATGAACGTCAACGGCAAGCTCACGCTGGGCGAGAACATCGGCGACCTGAGCGGCCTCACCGTGGCGTACCAGGCCTACAAGCTGTCCACCCAGGGCAAGATGCCGCCCGTCATCGACGGCTTCTCCGGCGACCAGCGCTTCTTCCTGGGCTGGGGGCAGATCTGGCGTGGCGTGTACCGGGACGATGCCATGCGGCAGATGCTGCTGACCGACCCCCACTCGCCGCCGCAGTACCGCGTCAACGGCGTGGTGCGGAACATGCCGGAGTTCTACGAGGCCTTCGGCGTGAAGCAGGGGGACGCCAACTGGCTGCCGCCCGAGCAGCGCGTCAAGATCTGGTAG
- a CDS encoding J domain-containing protein has product MRGAHPQPEPYPGPAIPREKSMRACPCCREVLTAGILGLGVRRLAGSCEVCGDTVCQVCLSTQVLEAGDFRQRPVAPGHENRKARGRVCRACWWEHLTERGIKPPFPAPPGQRERAAHAARSSCQHPDVTQAMGFCPGCGDEVEWRAEHGNPVCVACEAPSHPLFNHCWACGESFDEANAPEPVAQGYRLEFDCDADDCTGKLAWLMPYCPWCGETKHWEPASGGDLECTECEHRLDRAWAHCVRCGEEAPLPDDCLRCGQDLDDAPSAARCESCRNIVCGDCFDTRVVPSASGEPQERLLCTTCGVGFDRPAPPAEPPEEEEEAEAEDTAEDADDADDTPDAEPEPEPEPRTEAPRAPEPEPVASAWEVLGITPGTPLADARRAYLSLVAQYHPDKVAQLGPKLQALAQEETRRLIEAWEYVRRKT; this is encoded by the coding sequence ATGCGTGGGGCCCACCCGCAACCCGAGCCCTATCCCGGCCCGGCCATCCCGCGAGAGAAGTCCATGCGAGCCTGCCCGTGCTGCAGGGAGGTGCTGACCGCCGGCATCCTGGGCCTGGGCGTCCGCCGCCTCGCGGGAAGCTGCGAGGTTTGCGGCGACACGGTCTGCCAGGTGTGCCTGAGCACGCAGGTCCTGGAGGCCGGTGACTTCCGGCAACGCCCGGTGGCGCCCGGCCACGAGAACCGGAAGGCCCGGGGCCGCGTCTGCCGCGCCTGCTGGTGGGAGCACCTGACGGAGCGAGGCATCAAGCCTCCGTTCCCCGCCCCGCCTGGACAACGCGAGCGGGCCGCCCACGCGGCGAGGTCATCCTGCCAGCACCCGGACGTCACGCAGGCCATGGGCTTCTGCCCTGGCTGCGGCGACGAAGTCGAATGGAGGGCCGAGCACGGCAACCCCGTCTGCGTGGCGTGCGAGGCACCCTCGCACCCGCTCTTCAATCACTGCTGGGCATGTGGCGAGTCCTTCGACGAAGCCAACGCGCCCGAGCCCGTGGCCCAGGGCTACCGGCTCGAGTTCGACTGCGACGCGGATGACTGCACCGGGAAGCTGGCGTGGCTGATGCCCTACTGCCCGTGGTGCGGAGAAACGAAGCACTGGGAGCCCGCGAGCGGTGGCGACCTGGAGTGCACCGAGTGCGAGCACCGCTTGGACCGCGCGTGGGCCCACTGCGTGCGGTGTGGCGAAGAAGCCCCCCTGCCAGACGACTGCCTCCGGTGCGGCCAGGACCTGGACGACGCTCCCTCCGCCGCGCGCTGCGAGTCGTGCCGCAACATCGTGTGTGGGGACTGCTTCGACACACGCGTGGTTCCCTCGGCCTCCGGCGAGCCCCAGGAGCGGCTCCTGTGCACCACCTGCGGCGTGGGCTTCGACCGGCCCGCGCCTCCCGCCGAGCCCCCCGAGGAGGAGGAAGAAGCGGAGGCCGAGGACACCGCCGAGGACGCCGACGACGCGGACGACACGCCAGACGCGGAGCCTGAGCCTGAACCGGAGCCTCGTACCGAAGCGCCTCGCGCGCCTGAACCGGAGCCGGTGGCTTCTGCCTGGGAGGTGCTGGGAATCACGCCCGGCACTCCGCTCGCGGATGCACGGCGAGCCTACTTGTCACTGGTGGCCCAGTATCATCCGGACAAGGTCGCGCAGCTCGGCCCCAAGCTGCAGGCCCTGGCGCAGGAAGAAACGCGCAGGCTCATCGAAGCTTGGGAGTACGTTCGCAGGAAAACCTAA
- a CDS encoding DUF7873 family protein, with protein MPKLNQIIAVEKGVKNRSQQELTQAHHDLQKPQLLSGISRTYQPRDEEGERFPPESTRVQVRTQDVLKKTQEILTRLFDVTATKDLTNCHAKADVRVDGRVLLKGVPATYLLFLEKQLVDLHTFVKKLPTLDPSESWVPDPAQGLWATEPVQTAKTKKVPRNHVKSEATEKHPAQVEVYYEDIVVGYWKTVKFSGALPATRMNDLLERVEKLQQAVKFAREEANAVEVEEMKAGEALLGYLFG; from the coding sequence ATGCCGAAGCTGAACCAGATCATCGCCGTCGAGAAGGGCGTCAAGAACCGCTCCCAGCAAGAGCTGACCCAGGCCCATCACGACCTCCAGAAGCCGCAGTTGCTCAGCGGCATCTCCCGCACGTATCAGCCCCGCGACGAGGAGGGTGAGCGCTTCCCCCCCGAATCCACCCGCGTGCAGGTACGAACGCAAGACGTCCTCAAGAAGACGCAAGAGATTCTCACCCGGCTCTTCGACGTCACCGCCACCAAGGACCTCACCAACTGTCACGCGAAGGCGGACGTGCGCGTGGATGGCAGGGTCCTGCTCAAGGGTGTTCCCGCCACGTATCTGCTCTTCCTGGAGAAGCAGTTGGTGGACCTTCACACCTTCGTGAAGAAACTGCCCACGCTGGACCCGTCGGAGTCGTGGGTTCCCGACCCGGCGCAGGGCCTGTGGGCCACCGAGCCCGTGCAGACGGCGAAGACGAAGAAGGTTCCCCGCAACCACGTGAAGTCCGAGGCCACCGAGAAGCACCCGGCCCAGGTGGAGGTCTATTACGAGGACATCGTCGTCGGTTACTGGAAGACGGTGAAGTTCTCGGGGGCGCTCCCCGCCACGCGCATGAATGACCTGCTGGAGCGCGTGGAGAAATTGCAGCAGGCCGTCAAGTTCGCCCGCGAAGAGGCGAACGCCGTCGAGGTGGAGGAAATGAAGGCCGGCGAGGCCCTCCTCGGCTACCTGTTCGGCTAG
- a CDS encoding C45 family peptidase, whose product MSSFRMTSKLLGALLLSASTLHAAPSWAAAPASTPVAVPNGNFEIAGGSGSLPAFWKSRGQGKASGSAAAKVEGTRGLAIENPVGGAETTVESEAMKLQVGQLYRLSAWVRTRGVQTDPQARYPTAHGACLSMKSFPFTNCSPAPAAEAGGRASVLFFATQSSDRVQLHLGRNGKATGTAWFDDVRIEKVDDITAYIPLESVRWAGKGFRYDEGGWIYVHIEGEPYERGHQFGQLVPQEIVRYMEKLGIEKDRTDASKGWNHQRLLADALFLRKYDAEFLEEMKGIADGANKAGAKFKDRELDLLDIVTLNSAVDAGQLAEANRATGTPLTGRTFLKAEEDAERAGKGDHCSSFVATKSATPDGRAIMGQIFMWGGYTGVHWDVVLDVKPTKGHRFVMQTFPGGIHSGSDWYVNAAGIVIGETTVGQSPFDMNGTPQSNRIRKAAQYASSIDDVARIMKDGNNGLYTNDWTLADTKTDEGACLLLGTKKTRLWRTGGKGQAGDTPGNLKDFIWANNNNRDLEVRKEYVPNPDNAPVDLSFNTWNRDIAFWEYYAKYGKKGFDLDTAIRMMASSPINRPHACDGKVTTSEMAQKLMFLAHYGKTTLREKMVGGRWIPDLPGATPHLSLGYTAFSPVFVAEKLGAARKGWTPPTEPAALKRDVSKVKDALVFGRPLLWANTMFPATDGENWLVSGTAAYWKLLKDLPADGDSSDKAFEYQRNALADLNARYLFTTSREADVVPASAKTDYGRYGAYMLPRIKGTFLLHQLRLLLGNAHFSKAMNALHGRYANKNVTTADFKRAVLEATGRDVGLFVSQWVEQTGLPQPRIRTSAAQVKDGYEVTLKVEQPGSRPWHFVAMVEVRTAKGATLERVEVKGLNETFTFRTAEPPVRVVFNAGNDIPVPREQHQTLSNQLDAWEKLLLVHGTARQTESMRTLALGYREVLADAFVEYLMPIKPDAEVTDAELADRDLVLFGGAEDNALLARLATEKKLPVELGRRYFRWQGKTYGRPDDGLAVALPNPWNPKRSMYLFVSNSGLQLWHMTRAYQRGLPGWALYRGAEVSAKGFHDVDALAQDVAVTPAAPPAAPAPTPVPAPVLGQPQR is encoded by the coding sequence ATGTCCTCCTTTCGCATGACGTCCAAGCTGCTTGGCGCGCTGCTGTTGTCCGCGAGCACGCTTCACGCGGCACCCTCCTGGGCCGCCGCGCCCGCCTCCACGCCCGTCGCCGTGCCCAACGGGAACTTCGAGATTGCGGGCGGCTCCGGCTCGCTCCCCGCCTTCTGGAAGTCCCGAGGGCAGGGGAAGGCATCCGGCAGCGCCGCGGCGAAGGTGGAGGGCACTCGCGGCCTGGCCATCGAGAACCCGGTGGGCGGCGCCGAGACAACGGTGGAATCCGAGGCGATGAAGCTCCAGGTGGGCCAGCTCTATCGGCTCAGCGCCTGGGTGCGCACGCGAGGCGTCCAGACGGACCCGCAGGCGCGCTACCCCACGGCGCATGGCGCCTGCCTGTCGATGAAGAGCTTCCCCTTCACCAACTGCTCACCCGCGCCCGCAGCGGAAGCGGGAGGCCGCGCGTCGGTGCTCTTCTTCGCCACCCAGTCCTCGGACCGGGTGCAGCTCCACCTGGGCCGCAACGGCAAGGCCACGGGCACCGCCTGGTTCGACGACGTCCGCATCGAGAAGGTGGACGACATCACCGCCTACATTCCGCTGGAGTCGGTGCGCTGGGCCGGCAAGGGCTTCCGCTATGACGAGGGCGGGTGGATCTACGTCCACATCGAGGGCGAGCCCTACGAGCGGGGCCACCAGTTCGGCCAGCTGGTGCCGCAGGAAATCGTCCGCTACATGGAGAAGCTCGGCATCGAGAAGGACAGGACGGACGCCTCCAAGGGGTGGAACCACCAGCGGCTGCTCGCGGACGCGCTCTTCCTGCGCAAGTACGACGCGGAGTTCCTGGAGGAGATGAAGGGCATCGCGGACGGCGCCAACAAGGCGGGCGCGAAGTTCAAGGACCGCGAGCTGGACCTGCTGGACATCGTCACGCTCAACTCCGCCGTGGACGCGGGGCAGCTCGCCGAGGCGAACCGGGCCACGGGCACGCCGCTCACCGGCCGCACCTTCCTCAAGGCGGAAGAGGACGCGGAGCGGGCGGGGAAGGGGGACCACTGCTCCTCCTTCGTGGCCACCAAATCCGCCACCCCGGATGGCCGCGCCATCATGGGACAGATTTTCATGTGGGGCGGCTACACGGGCGTGCACTGGGACGTGGTGCTGGACGTGAAGCCCACCAAGGGCCACCGCTTCGTGATGCAGACCTTCCCGGGTGGCATTCACAGCGGCTCGGACTGGTACGTCAATGCCGCCGGCATCGTCATTGGCGAGACGACGGTGGGGCAGTCGCCGTTCGACATGAATGGCACGCCCCAGAGCAACCGCATCCGCAAGGCCGCGCAGTACGCGTCGTCCATCGACGACGTCGCCCGCATCATGAAGGACGGCAACAACGGCCTCTACACCAACGACTGGACGTTGGCGGACACGAAGACGGATGAGGGCGCGTGCCTGCTGCTGGGGACGAAGAAGACGCGCCTGTGGCGCACCGGCGGCAAGGGGCAGGCCGGGGACACGCCGGGCAATCTCAAGGACTTCATCTGGGCCAACAACAACAACCGGGATTTGGAGGTGCGCAAGGAGTACGTGCCCAACCCGGACAACGCTCCGGTGGACCTGTCCTTCAACACCTGGAACCGCGACATCGCCTTCTGGGAGTACTACGCAAAGTACGGCAAGAAGGGCTTCGACCTGGACACCGCCATCCGGATGATGGCCTCCAGCCCCATCAACCGGCCCCACGCGTGTGATGGCAAGGTCACCACGTCGGAGATGGCCCAGAAGCTGATGTTCCTGGCCCACTACGGCAAGACGACGCTGCGCGAGAAGATGGTGGGCGGCCGGTGGATTCCCGACCTGCCTGGCGCCACGCCGCACCTGTCGTTGGGCTACACGGCCTTCAGCCCCGTCTTCGTCGCGGAGAAGCTGGGGGCCGCGCGCAAGGGGTGGACGCCTCCCACGGAGCCGGCCGCGCTGAAGCGCGACGTGTCGAAGGTGAAGGACGCGCTCGTCTTCGGCAGGCCCCTGCTGTGGGCCAACACCATGTTCCCGGCGACGGACGGAGAGAACTGGCTGGTCAGCGGCACCGCCGCGTATTGGAAGCTGCTCAAGGACCTGCCGGCGGACGGAGACTCGTCCGACAAGGCCTTCGAGTACCAGCGCAACGCCCTGGCCGACCTCAACGCGCGCTACCTCTTCACCACCTCGCGCGAGGCGGACGTGGTGCCAGCCTCCGCGAAGACGGACTACGGCCGCTACGGCGCCTACATGCTGCCGCGCATCAAGGGCACCTTCCTGCTGCACCAGCTCCGGTTGCTGCTGGGCAACGCCCACTTCTCCAAGGCGATGAACGCCCTGCATGGCCGCTACGCCAACAAGAACGTCACCACCGCGGACTTCAAGCGCGCGGTGCTGGAGGCCACCGGCAGGGACGTGGGCCTCTTCGTGTCGCAGTGGGTGGAGCAGACCGGACTGCCGCAGCCGCGCATCCGCACCAGCGCCGCGCAGGTGAAGGACGGCTACGAGGTGACGCTGAAGGTGGAGCAGCCCGGCTCGCGCCCCTGGCACTTCGTTGCGATGGTGGAGGTGCGCACCGCGAAGGGCGCCACGCTGGAGCGCGTGGAGGTGAAGGGCCTCAACGAGACGTTCACCTTCCGCACGGCGGAGCCACCCGTCCGCGTGGTGTTCAACGCCGGCAATGACATCCCGGTGCCGCGGGAGCAGCACCAGACGCTGTCGAACCAGCTCGACGCCTGGGAGAAGCTGCTCCTGGTGCACGGCACGGCGCGCCAGACGGAGTCCATGCGCACGCTGGCGCTGGGCTACCGGGAGGTGCTGGCCGACGCGTTCGTGGAGTACCTGATGCCCATCAAGCCGGACGCCGAGGTGACGGACGCGGAGCTGGCGGACCGGGACCTGGTGCTCTTCGGCGGCGCGGAGGACAACGCGCTGCTGGCGCGGCTGGCGACCGAGAAGAAGCTCCCCGTGGAGCTGGGGCGGCGCTACTTCCGCTGGCAGGGCAAGACGTACGGCCGCCCGGATGATGGCCTGGCCGTCGCGCTGCCGAATCCGTGGAACCCGAAGCGGTCGATGTACCTGTTCGTGTCCAACAGTGGACTTCAGCTCTGGCACATGACGCGCGCCTACCAGCGCGGCCTGCCGGGCTGGGCCCTGTACCGGGGCGCCGAGGTGAGCGCCAAGGGCTTCCACGACGTGGACGCGCTGGCCCAGGACGTCGCGGTGACGCCCGCCGCCCCGCCCGCCGCGCCAGCGCCCACGCCTGTACCGGCGCCGGTGCTGGGCCAGCCGCAGCGCTAG
- a CDS encoding fumarate hydratase, whose translation MTDFQFQDMLPLGKDETPYRLLSKDHVSTFEAGGRTFLQVAPEALTLLTREAMRDIAHLLRPGHLKQLSHILEDPEASSNDRFVALELLKNANIAAGGVLPSCQDTGTAIVMGKKGQYVITGGNDEEAISRGVFETYQTSNLRYSQMAPLDMYKEVNTGNNLPAQIELYATDGDAYKFLFMAKGGGSANKSYLFQETKALLNPQSLLNFVDAKIRSLGTAACPPYHLAIVIGGTSAEYALKTAKYASARYLDSLPTEGNKLGRGFRDVALEQEILKLTQRTGIGAQFGGKYFCHDVRVIRLPRHGASCPVAIAVSCSADRQILGKITQDGIFLEQLEADPAKYLPETTDGELGGEVVKIDLNRPMSEIRAELSRYPIKTRLSLSGPLVVARDIAHAKIKEVLDAGNGMPQYLKDYMVYYAGPAKTPEGYASGSFGPTTAGRMDAYVDQFQAAGGSFVMLAKGNRSPAVTEACKKHGGFYLGSIGGPAARLAKDCITKVEVLEYAELGMEAVWKIEVVDFPAFIVVDDKGNDFFANINKPSAAKKA comes from the coding sequence ATGACCGACTTCCAGTTCCAGGACATGCTGCCGCTGGGCAAGGACGAGACGCCGTACCGGCTGCTCTCCAAGGACCACGTCTCCACCTTCGAAGCCGGCGGCCGCACCTTCCTCCAGGTCGCGCCCGAGGCGCTCACCCTGCTCACCCGCGAGGCCATGCGCGACATCGCGCACCTGCTGCGCCCCGGGCACCTGAAGCAGCTCTCCCACATCCTCGAGGACCCCGAGGCGTCATCCAACGACCGCTTCGTGGCGCTGGAGCTGCTGAAGAACGCCAACATCGCCGCCGGCGGCGTGCTGCCCTCCTGCCAGGACACGGGCACCGCCATCGTCATGGGCAAGAAGGGCCAGTACGTCATCACCGGTGGCAATGACGAGGAGGCCATCTCCCGCGGCGTGTTCGAGACGTACCAGACGTCGAACCTGCGCTACTCGCAGATGGCGCCGCTGGACATGTACAAGGAGGTCAACACCGGCAACAACCTGCCCGCGCAGATCGAGCTCTACGCGACGGACGGTGACGCCTACAAGTTCCTCTTCATGGCGAAGGGCGGCGGCTCCGCCAACAAGAGCTACCTGTTCCAGGAGACGAAGGCGCTGCTCAACCCGCAGAGCCTGCTGAACTTCGTGGACGCGAAGATCCGCTCGCTGGGCACCGCGGCCTGTCCGCCGTACCACCTGGCCATCGTCATTGGCGGCACCTCCGCCGAATACGCGCTGAAGACGGCCAAGTACGCCTCCGCCCGCTACCTGGATTCGCTCCCCACCGAGGGCAACAAGCTGGGTCGCGGCTTCCGCGACGTGGCGCTGGAGCAGGAGATCCTCAAGCTCACGCAGCGCACCGGCATTGGCGCGCAGTTCGGCGGCAAGTACTTCTGCCACGACGTGCGCGTCATCCGCCTGCCCCGCCACGGCGCGTCCTGCCCGGTGGCCATCGCGGTGTCGTGCTCGGCGGACCGGCAGATCCTGGGGAAAATCACCCAGGACGGCATCTTCCTGGAGCAGTTGGAGGCCGACCCGGCGAAGTACCTGCCGGAGACGACGGACGGGGAGCTGGGCGGCGAGGTGGTGAAGATCGACCTCAACCGCCCCATGAGCGAGATTCGCGCGGAGCTGTCGCGCTACCCCATCAAGACGCGCCTGTCGCTCAGCGGCCCCCTGGTGGTGGCGCGCGACATCGCCCACGCGAAGATCAAGGAGGTGCTGGACGCCGGCAACGGCATGCCCCAGTACCTCAAGGACTACATGGTCTACTACGCGGGCCCGGCGAAGACGCCGGAAGGCTATGCCTCGGGCTCCTTCGGCCCGACGACGGCCGGCCGCATGGACGCGTACGTGGACCAGTTCCAGGCCGCGGGCGGCAGCTTCGTGATGCTGGCCAAGGGCAACCGCTCCCCCGCCGTCACCGAGGCCTGCAAGAAGCACGGTGGCTTCTATCTGGGCTCCATCGGCGGCCCGGCGGCGCGGCTGGCCAAGGACTGCATCACCAAGGTGGAGGTGCTCGAGTACGCCGAGCTGGGCATGGAGGCCGTGTGGAAGATTGAAGTGGTGGACTTCCCGGCCTTCATCGTCGTGGACGACAAGGGCAACGACTTCTTCGCCAACATCAACAAGCCGTCGGCGGCGAAGAAGGCCTGA